Below is a window of Desulfuribacillus stibiiarsenatis DNA.
ACTAACTTATAGGGTTATCTAACTTGTCTTTCATTTAAACCTATTCGCCCTCTTCAATAGAAATAGGAAGTTTTGCGTTAACCAAGCCCTGAAAACCTTCTAGCATAACTACAAGTGGTCCTGTTCCAAAAAGCTTAAATTCATCCGACAAGCAAGTCGTTATTTTCCCTTCATACTCTACTTTGTCACCATTCTTTAACATTATCAATTCACCCCTTAGTACTGCGTATTATAATCAAATTACGCAATCTAGATTGCATGTCTCATTTGCTTTCCGTCTCTTCTTCGAAAGCTGGGAATGTCGAATATTTGCTTTGAGCTTAGTTCTTGAATGTTTTTATGTAAATATTCTATATACTTGGCCTGAAAGTCTGACCTAGCTTTAGAGTTAGTAGTGATATAAATGGAACTGATTTGATTCTTTAATGTTTTAACCGATTTATGCATCATCTTGGCTATTCCTACTGCGTTC
It encodes the following:
- a CDS encoding helix-turn-helix transcriptional regulator; this encodes MLNSINDLPERLVNEFLSEYKLTNTEREVAFHLLTANENAVGIAKMMHKSVKTLKNQISSIYITTNSKARSDFQAKYIEYLHKNIQELSSKQIFDIPSFRRRDGKQMRHAI